A genomic stretch from Podospora pseudoanserina strain CBS 124.78 chromosome 3, whole genome shotgun sequence includes:
- the RAV1 gene encoding regulator of (H+)-ATPase in vacuolar membrane (BUSCO:EOG09260A6Q; COG:S; EggNog:ENOG503NXZY), with protein MQQLTAQISSQADKHNELRHRNQPSSPFCTLNYKPRTRHACDRLTISIAADESSPHHHHITTITTITTTITTITTTKHENHPSRPPLPHLQALATGYCQNASESGHRRITVYISGPAISILSPSPTSPSHLLQTIYDDDPTPLQSVALDEPTAKIAVITTSGTGRIYKPTINTLLPINSPEREPRWVLQGTFFSSPSPSHPATLSWGSDGELLVSSSSSLQLWQTSRPEGDIHLSWSQPLPNPAKMALLSYDSAYIASVGRYDKLVKVWRRLSYGSGGAGTEEGVDGARFDFVYLRHGDVVTRLEWRRRPRHEGQTVENVLWTVDCKGRVKLWVGGDGHGMRELRLWGGLELGMKMGWVVQGGDLMGAVEGVVERGRGEGVERVVEVGRRCHEVVVGLDGKGGVKVWGLEDVGWEPGAQKRGGVWEIVEVKGVEGLDWGGAAGEHVEVQSYCDGKGLLQVLVHFFDGRIEVYETDLAALVDPNPKRKRLERVAVWTGHSAPVKKVVRNFSGRAVVTRTESGQSVVWKHELDHGKGVAMLRRQVVIQQAGHVHRMCVLRKGRFVVFLRHEKVELWDCRGAQARLLAEQRYDVPGKPLCLIVLPRHKVEDYTTAHVATITSEKEGVGWEVKFPFYRPNDPTVKVANGRGEGDQGGCIREFVKFTLEDAGDLGYVLPVDPAGADFHVSGFLDVFARDVAISYTHSGRVEFWTARVGHEGKGVEWLSTSSLETGVANPALVSGSTLKKAALVSADRSTLTIWDIRGARLEYEQKFENSHTIRDLDWATTPAKQSILAVGFPHRVLLLSQMRFDYLNKGPAWLPTREISIRQCTPHPIGDSVWLGGGHLVIAAGNQLFVHDREFEASTSLVPATGLRIPHRKGKARQLDLFEVVDRLNGPLPVFHPQFLSMCILAGRISLVHKVLQALRKTLRFWVEGDVVDDYLGLDLVEFYAGDGSLHNGGGHPREYLNRRQSFDDGDEPFSEETAVDINERLTRIGIPQLSGHEQIQLVDIVECVGVVEKQRRSLDENGARFMLAFRQHALRKGRANEVHISWREISWAYHSTSQDVLVDFVTKHNHGRMLWEGARESGMFMWLGDNAAVRQQFEIIARNEYTKGEDKNPIDCSLYYLALKKKTVLQGLWRMASWNKEQASTSKFLANNFDDPKWRTAALKNAYALMSKRRFEYAAAFFLLADHLHDAVNVCLNQLHDLQLAVAITRVYEGDNGPVLKRLLEEEVLSTAAKEGNRWLASWAFWMLGRRDMATPVFALLSTTPSSPPPDDGNLKSKSYLTDDPALIILYRQLRQKTLQTLRGATKVTPKVEWEFVLHSAGLYDRMGCDLLGLDLVRNWEFFHPAAQAMTGLGGEINPLRLLKRRGSLVVADIPIRGGPLSPLATPGGQMQVPGEMKTGGGGGTTAKPKPPPTVFEEPDANSLLDSFGF; from the exons ATGCAGCAGCTG ACAGCACAAATCAGCTCCCAGGCAGACAAACATAACGAGTTACGACACAGAAACCAACCGTCGAGTCCCTTTTGCACATTGAATTACAAGCCGAGAACACGACATGCCTGCGACAGACTCACCATATCAATAGCAGCAGACGAAtcctcaccacaccaccaccacatcaccaccatcaccaccatcacaaccaccatcaccaccatcacaaccaccaaacatgAGAACCATCCTTCCaggcctcccctcccccacctccaagcCCTAGCAACAGGCTACTGCCAAAACGCATCCGAGTCCGGCCACCGTCGAATAACC GTCTACATCTCCGGTCCTGCAATCTCAATCCTCTCCCCAAgccccacctccccatcccatctcctccaaaccatctacgacgacgacccaacccccctccaatCCGTTGCCCTCGACGAACCCACGGCCAAAATCGCCGTTATCACCACCTCTGGCACAGGGAGGATATACAAACCAacaatcaacaccctcctcccgaTCAACTCCCCCGAGCGTGAGCCCCGCTGGGTATTACAAGGaacctttttctcctctccctccccttcccatccggCAACCCTCTCCTGGGGCAGCGACGGCGAACTTTtggtctcctcctcatcatccctccaACTATGGCAGACGTCCCGACCAGAGGGGGATATTCATTTATCATGGTCGCAACCGCTCCCTAATCCAGCGAAAATGGCGCTGTTGTCGTATGATTCGGCGTACATAGCCTCTGTGGGGCGATATGACAAACTGGTGAAagtgtggaggaggctgagctATGGGTCTGGGGGTGcggggacggaggagggcgttgatggGGCGAGGTTTGATTTTGTGTACCTACGGCACGGGGATGTGGTTACCAGGCTtgagtggaggaggaggccgaggcatGAGGGGCAGACGGTGGAGAATGTGCTTTGGACGGTGGACTGCAAAGGAAGAGTAAAGCTTTgggttggcggggatgggCATGGGATGAGGGAGCTGAggctttggggggggttggagttggggatgaaaatggggtgggtggttcaagggggggatttgatgggggctgttgagggggttgtggaacgggggaggggggagggggtggagagggtggtggaggtcggGAGGAGGTGTCATGAGGTTGTGGTCGGGTTGGATGGGAAAGGCGGGGTGaaggtttgggggttggaggatgtgggTTGGGAACCGGGGGCAcagaagagagggggggtctgggagattgtggaggtgaagggggtggaggggttggactGGGGAGGGGCAGCAGGTGAACATGTCGAGGTGCAGAGTTATTGTGATGGCAAGGGGCTGttgcaggtgctggtgcACTTTTTTGATGGGAGGATTGAGGTTTATGAGACCGATCTCGCGGCTTTGGTTGATCCGAAcccgaagaggaagaggctaGAAAGGGTGGCTGTTTGGACTGGGCATTCGGCACCGGtcaagaaggtggtgaggaattTCAGTGGGAGGGCGGTCGTTACGAGGACGGAGTCAGGGCAGAGCGTTGTGTGGAAACATGAGTTGGAtcatgggaagggggtggcgATGTTGAGGAGACAGGTCGTCATCCAGCAAGCGGGGCATGTTCACCGGATGTGCGTgttgagaaaggggaggttTGTGGTTTTCTTGCGGCACGAAAAGGTTGAGCTTTGGGACTGTAGGGGGGCTCAGGCGAGATTGCTGGCCGAGCAGAGGTATGATGTGCCGGGGAAACCACTGTGCCTGATTGTGCTGCCGAGGCACAAGGTGGAGGATTACACCACGGCGCATGTTGCGACGATTACGTCGGAaaaggagggtgttggttgggaggTCAAGTTTCCGTTCTATAGACCGAACGATCCGACGGTCAAGGTTGCGAATgggcggggggagggggatcaGGGGGGGTGCATTAGGGAGTTTGTCAAGTTTACGCTTGAGGATGCGGGGGATTTGGGGTATGTGTTACCTGTTGATCCGGCCGGGGCGGATTTCCATGTTTCGGGGTTTTTGGATGTGTTTGCACGGGATGTGGCGATTTCGTACACGCACTCAGGGAGGGTCGAGTTTTGGACTGCGAGGGTTGGGCatgaggggaagggggtggagtggTTGTCGACGAGCTCGCTGGAGACGGGGGTTGCGAACCCGGCGCTGGTCAGTGGGAGCACgctgaagaaggcggcgTTGGTGAGTGCGGATCGGTCGACGTTGACGATTTGGGATATCAGGGGGGCGAGGCTGGAGTATGAGCAAAAGTTTGAGAACAGTCATACGATTAGGGATCTGGACTGGGCGACCACGCCGGCGAAGCAGAGTATCTTGGCGGTTGGGTTTCCTCAtcgggtgttgttgttgagtcAGATGAGGTTTGATTATCTCAACAAGGGGCCGGCGTGGCTGCCGACAAGGGAGATTTCGATACGGCAGTGCACACCGCATCCGATTGGGGACTCggtttggttggggggtggacaCTTGGTGATTGCGGCGGGGAACCAGCTGTTTGTGCATGATCGGGAGTTTGAGGCTTCGACTTCGCTTGTTCCGGCAACCGGGCTGAGGATACCGCATCGGAAGGGCAAGGCGAGGCAGCTTGATCtgtttgaggttgtggaCCGGCTCAATGGCCCGCTGCCGGTTTTCCACCCGCAGTTCTTGAGCATGTGCATCCTTGCCGGAAGGATCTCGCTCGTTCACAAGGTCCTGCAGGCGTTGCGCAAGACGCTTCGGTTCTGGGTAGagggtgatgtggtggatgattacctcggcctcgacctgGTGGAATTCTACGCCGGTGATGGGTCACTGCATAACGGCGGTGGCCACCCAAGAGAGTACCTCAACCGCCGGCAGTCGTttgacgacggcgacgagccCTTCTCGGAAGAAACAGCTGTCGACATCAACGAGCGCCTCACCCGCATTGGCATCCCTCAGCTCTCGGGCCACGAACAAATCCAACTCGTCGACATTGTAGAATGCGTCGGCGTGGTCGAAAAACAACGTCGCTCCCTCGACGAAAACGGAGCAAGATTCATGCTCGCCTTCAGGCAACACGCCCTGAGAAAGGGAAGAGCAAACGAGGTGCACATCTCGTGGCGCGAAATCAGCTGGGCATACCACTCCACCAGCCAAGACGTCCTTGTCGATTTTGTGACCAAGCATAACCACGGCAGGATGCTGTGGGAGGGCGCGAGAGAAAGCGGCATGTTCATGTGGCTTGGTGACAACGCTGCCGTGAGGCAACAGTTTGAGATTATTGCGAGAAACGAGTACACCAAAGGCGAGGACAAGAACCCTATCGATTGCAGCCTCTATTACCTCgccctcaagaagaagactgtCCTCCAGGGCCTGTGGAGAATGGCAAGCTGGAATAAAGAACAGGCCTCGACGTCGAAGTTTCTGGCGAATAACTTTGACGATCCGAAGTGGCGGACTGCGGCGCTGAAGAATGCTTACGCGTTGATGTCGAAGCGGAGGTTTGAGTACGCGGCTGcgttcttcttgttggcggACCATTTGCATGATGCGGTGAACGTCTGTCTTAATCAGCTTCATGACCTGCAGCTCGCGGTGGCGATCACGAGGGTGTACGAGGGTGATAATGGGCCGGTGCTGAAGAGGCTTCTCGAAGAAGAAGTCCTATCCACTGcagcaaaagaaggaaacCGCTGGTTAGCGTCGTGGGCATTTTGGATGCTTGGGCGTCGCGATATGGCT ACGCCAGtcttcgccctcctctccaccaccccctcctccccaccgccagacGACGGCAACCTCAAATCCAAATCCTACCTCACCGACGACCCCGCCCTCATAATCTTGTACCGCCAGCTCCGCCAAAAGACGCTTCAAACACTCCGCGGAGCGACAAAGGTCACGCCAAAGGTGGAGTGGGAGTTTGTGCTGCATTCTGCCGGGTTATATGACCGCATGGGCTGTGACTTGCTCGGCCTTGATTTGGTGAGAAACTGGGAGTTTTTCCACCCTGCCGCGCAGGCGATgacggggttgggaggggagattAACCCGTTGAggctgttgaagaggagggggagcttGGTTGTGGCTGATATTCCTATCCGTGGGGGGCCACTGTCGCCGCTTGCGACGCCGGGGGGGCAGATGCAGGTGccgggggagatgaagactggtggtggtggtgggacaaCGGCAAAGCCGAAGCCGCCTCCGACGGTGTTTGAGGAGCCGGATGCGAACTCCTTGTTGGACAGTTTTGGTTTTTAG
- a CDS encoding hypothetical protein (EggNog:ENOG503NYP9; COG:S), producing the protein MSDSETTPFLAALSSPKAADPDARVMDEQSESTPLLSSSATRRYDGEDDDVRDETASVAAGETDAVSVKPTKDRSIPKPSLIAVIVLSLFALGIMIGAFFVPAAVEEYAKQAIVLEPTNLSLVSITTDGVRARIQANFRLDAQRVENEHVRRVGKAATWLVGSIGTEDTRINVYLPDYDNILLGSAAVPSMDVSIANGQNNAVDFVADLIPGDAEGIRTIANEWLEGRLDTVRVLGKADIQLRAGMIPLGTHSIAESLTFEGHDMPQLPAYNITRLNFKEIPVPERSTSHAERWAMGVEVTIKAFNEYPISVDIPELGFEILVPGCGTNDAPIVIASAITHRTSVKSRSEVAVDADGVVDKLPEPLTRACPNSNSSPLDLLFEKFLGNETTTVLVRGRQKPDGDTPAWLADVLSSITVPVPFPGRSFENMIRDFSLTDVHFKMPDPAAEPDDPESNPRVSGTIRVIAGLPAEMNFSLNVTNVRANADVFYKKDKLGELNLKEWQQANSTQFPATDGGEATLKIQSRIVDAPLNVTDADVMTDVIAALLFGGKGVELDINALVDVQVQTVLGGIVVKGVPAEGKIPVKPLGKNLPGLAEPKVGNIEILDTTPDSISLRALVNITNPTPYTAHIPFISIRFEKNGTTLGEAQAENLDLGLGNNTNIPVFAKWNPILGGKKDGPKVGRELISQYLSGYNTTITIRTHAGTIPSLPSLGASLSRLNFTLDAPKLSLPGKSEDDKTHFIRDATFHLWSSTAQFTLVSPLKKNMLYIEYVNATALYNHTEVIGTIEYDLPFAAPPGESKTPRLPVAWDLDSVGYDKVEEALGGRMKLDARAVVGVRLGRWRERVWYWGRGIGAAVRL; encoded by the exons ATGTCAGACTCGGAAACGACGCCATTTCTGGCTGCGTTGAGCAGTCCGAAAGCCGCCGATCCCGATGCGCGAGTGATGGACGAACAATCAGAATCAACACCTTTATTATCGTCAAGCGCAACTCGGCGCTacgatggcgaggatgatgacgtACGAGACGAGACAGcatctgttgctgctggcgagaCGGACGCCGTCTCGGTCAAACCGACAAAAGACAGATCGATACCGAAGCCTTCACTGATCGCTGTGATTGTACTGTCACTCTTTGCGCTTGGGATTATGATTGGGGCTTTCTTTGTGCCCGCCGCGGTGGAGGAGTACGCCAAACAAGCGATTGTTCTTGAACCGACGAATCTGTCGCTGGTGTCCATCACGACCGACGGTGTACGGGCCAGAATCCAGGCGAATTTCCGCCTTGATGCGCAGCGTGTGGAAAACGAACATGTTAGACGGGTGGGCAAGGCTGCTACATGGCTGGTTGGAAGTATCGGGACGGAGGATACCAGGATCAATGTCTACCTGCCAGACTATGACAACATCTTGCTGGGAAGTGCGGCAGTCCCTTCGATGGATGTTAGTATCGCCAACGGCCAGAACAACGCGGTGGACTTTGTTGCCGATCTCATCCCGGGCGACGCTGAGGGTATCCGAACGATTGCCAATGAGTGGTTGGAAGGAAGGCTGGATACGGTTCGGGTGCTGGGAAAGGCTGATATTCAGCTGAGGGCGGGAATGATTCCTCTCGGAACGCACTCTATTGCTGAGTCGTTGACATTTGAAG GCCACGACATGCCCCAGCTGCCCGCTTATAACATCACCAGGCTCAACTTTAAGGAGATTCCCGTGCCTGAGCGAAGCACGTCACACGCTGAGCGGTGGGCCATGGGTGTGGAGGTCACCATCAAAGCCTTTAACGAGTACCCAATCTCGGTCGATATCCCCGAGCTTGGATTCGAGATTCTTGTCCCCGGATGCGGAACAAATGACGCTCCCATCGTCATTGCGTCCGCCATTACTCACCGCACCTCTGTCAAGTCCCGCTCCGAAGTTGCTGTCGATGCCGATGGTGTTGTCGACAAACTGCCTGAACCTTTGACTCGCGCTTGtcccaactccaactctTCACCGCTCGATTTGCTCTTCGAAAAGTTCCTTGGCAACGAAACAACGACCGTGCTTGTTCGAGGCCGACAGAAGCCCGACGGCGACACACCAGCCTGGCTTGCTGATGTCCTGTCCAGCATCACTGTGCCTGTGCCATTCCCAGGACGATCGTTTGAAAACATGATTCGCGACTTCTCCTTGACGGATGTTCACTTTAAGATGCCAGATCCAGCAGCCGAGCCTGACGACCCCGAATCCAACCCAAGAGTGTCGGGCACGATTCGGGTCATCGCAGGGCTTCCGGCGGAGATGAACTTTTCTCTCAATGTCACCAATGTTCGGGCCAACGCCGACGTTTTCTACAAGAAGGACAAGCTTGGAGAGCTGAACCTCAAAGAGTGGCAACAAGCAAACTCGACCCAGTTCCCCGCTactgatggtggggaggctACCCTCAAGATTCAGTCTCGGATTGTCGATGCGCCACTCAACGTGACAGACGCCGACGTCATGACTGATGTGATCGCAGCTTTGCTTTTCGGAGGAAAGGGTGTTGAGCTCGACATCAACGCGCTCGTCGATGTCCAGGTGCAGACAGTCCTCGGTGGCATCGTTGTCAAGGGGGTGCCCGCCGAGGGCAAAATCCCAGTTAAAC CTCTTGGAAAGAACCTCCCCGGTCTTGCGGAACCCAAAGTTGGCAACATTGAAATTCTCGACACGACGCCTGATTCGATTTCACTCCGTGCTTTGGTCAACATTACCAATCCTACGCCTTATACAGCACATATTCCTTTTATCAGCATTCGTTTTGAAAAGAACGGCACAACACTGGGAGAAGCCCAGGCAGAGAATCTAGACCTTGGTCTCggaaacaacaccaacatccccGTCTTTGCCAAGTGGAATCCCATCCTCGGCGGCAAGAAGGACGGTCCCAAAGTCGGCCGGGAGCTCATCTCTCAGTATCTGTCGGGttacaacaccaccatcacgatcCGCACCCACGCTGGCACgatcccctctctcccctccttgGGGGCGTCGCTCTCGAGATTAAACTTTACGCTCGACGCACCGAAGCTGTCTCTGCCCGGCAAGTCGGAAGACGACAAGACGCACTTTATTCGGGATGCGACGTTTCACCTCTGGTCGTCGACGGCGCAGTTTACGCTTGTGAGCCCGCTGAAAAAGAATATGCTTTATATAGAGTATGTCAACGCCACGGCGCTGTATAACCATACGGAAGTGATCGGGACGATTGAGTATGACTTGCCGTTTGCGGCGCCGCCGGGGGAGAGCAAGACGCCGAGGTTGCCGGTGGCGTGGGATTTGGACAGTGTGGGGTATGATAAGGTCGAGGAGgcgttgggggggaggatgaagctggatgcgagggcggtggtgggggttaggttggggaggtggagggagagggtttggtattgggggagggggattggggCTGCGGTTAGGTTGTGA
- the ARG3 gene encoding ornithine carbamoyltransferase (COG:E; EggNog:ENOG503NVQB; BUSCO:EOG09263POH), giving the protein MMHRAGFRTLKTTMAHLQTRSLSSAASGSQPRHLMSISDLTPAEFTRLVLNASSHKKAVKDAFAAGQTPPKPLHGAMTGKTVAMMFSKRSTRTRVSTEAAVQLMGGHPMFLGKDDIQLGVNESLHDTSVVISSMTSCMVARVGPHSDVTGLAASSSVPVINALSSDFHPLQTIADFQTIHESLSSTPSSSSLGLEGLKIAWVGDSNNVLFDLAIASVKMGVHISVASPTGYGIPPNIKSIILSAAQGVSNPGTLTETTIPEEAIKDADILVTDTWVSMGQEEEAKKRLEAFRGYQITHELAKRGGAKPNWKFMHCLPRHPEEVDDAVFYDESRSLVFPEAENRLWAAVAALEAFVVNKGKIL; this is encoded by the exons ATGATGCATCGTGCTGGCTTCCGCACACTGAAAACAACAATGGCTCACCTCCAGActcgctccctctcctctgctGCCTCCGGGTCGCAGCCCAGGCATCTCATGTCCATCAGCGACCTCACCCCAGCCGAGTTCACCAGACTAGtcctcaacgcctcctctCACAAAAAGGCCGTCAAAGATGCCTTCGCCGCCGGCCagacaccaccaaaacccctcCACGGCGCTATGACAGGCAAGACCGTCGCCATGATGTTCTCCAAGCGCAGCACCAGAACCCGCGTATCAACAGAAGCCGCCGTCCAGCTCATGGGCGGCCACCCAATGTTCCTAGGCAAGGATGACATCCAGCTCGGC GTCAACGAATCCCTCCACGACACCTCAGTAGTAATCTCCTCCATGACCTCCTGCATGGTCGCCCGCGTAGGCCCTCACTCAGACGTGACCGGCctagcagcctcctcctcggtcccCGTGATcaacgccctctcctccgacttccacccccttcaaacCATCGCCGACTTCCAAACCATCCACGagtccctctcctccaccccctcctcctcctccctcggcctcgaagGTCTCAAAATCGCCTGGGTAGGCGACAGCAACAATGTCCTCTTCGACCTCGCCATCGCCTCGGTCAAAATGGGCGTCCACATCTCCGTCGCCTCCCCGACCGGCTACGGcatcccccccaacatcaaatccatcatcctctccgccgcccaaGGCGTCTCCAACCCAGGCACCTTGACCGAAACGACCATCCCTGAAGAGGCGATCAAGGACGCGGATATCTTGGTCACGGACACGTGGGTGAGCAtggggcaggaggaggaggcgaagaagaggttggaggcgtTCAGGGGGTATCAAATCACCCATGAGCTCGCCAAGCGCGGGGGGGCGAAGCCGAACTGGAAGTTTATGCACTGCTTGCCTAGGCATcccgaggaggtggacgatgcTGTTTTTTATGACGAGAGCAGGAGTTTGGTGTTTCCAGAGGCCGAGAATAGGCTTTGGGCTGCGGTTG CTGCCCTCGAGGCGTTTGTGGTCAACAAGGGCAAGATTCTCTGA
- the ILV6 gene encoding acetolactate synthase, regulatory subunit (COG:E; EggNog:ENOG503NUVU; BUSCO:EOG09263MGE), which yields MASRCLFAPSKRIATQARAGLLAQTAVRHSSGKSSSTSAIAYKANRRRQAPLPISDQPPSWSAQAAVSNILYETPTPSVAPPKRHVLNCLVQNEPGVLSRVSGILAARGFNIDSLVVCNTEVEDLSRMTIVLTGQDGVVEQARRQLEDLVPVWAVLDYTNSALVQRELLLAKINILGPEYFEELLAHHREITAPAEAAEAAPAASEPSLEEVSQDFHPSRLVVSEALRHKHEHLKNITYFAHQFGGKVLDISTNSCIVEISAKPERIDSFLKLIAPFGILESARTGLMALPRSPLYGPDEQDQHVKDADEVVDASTLPPG from the exons ATGGCCTCCCGCTGCCTCTTCGCTCCCTCCAAGAGGATAGCGACGCAGGCCCGTGCCGGCCTCCTGGCGCAAACCGCCGTCAGGCACAGCTCCGGCAagagctcctccacctcggccatTGCCTACAAAGCCAACCGTCGCCGGCAggcacccctccccatcagcgACCAGCCCCCCTCGTGGTCAGCCCAAGCAGCCGTGTCCAACATCCTCTACGAgacccccaccccctccgtcGCCCCTCCGAAGCGCCATGTCCTCAACTGCCTCGTCCAAAACGAGCCCGGCGTCCTCTCCCGCGTTTCCGGCATTCTCGCCGCCCGCGGCTTCAACATCGACTCCCTTGTCGTCTGCAACACCGAAGTAGAGGACCTCTCCCGCATGACCATCGTGCTTACCGGGCAAGACGGCGTCGTCGAGCAGGCCCGTCGCCAACTCGAGGATCTCGTCCCCGTATGGGCCGTTCTGGACTACACAAACTCTGCTCTCGTCCAGCGcgagcttctcctcgccaAGATCAACATTCTTGGTCCCGAGTACTTTGAGGAGCTCCTCGCCCACCACAGGGAGATCACGGCTCCTGctgaggctgccgaggcggcCCCTGCTGCTTCTGAGCCTagcttggaggaggtgtcGCAGGACTTCCACCCTAGCAGGCTGGTTGTCAGCGAGGCTCTGCGTCACAAGCATGAGCATCTCAAGAATATCACTTATTTTGCTCATCAGTTTGGCGGAAAGGTTCTCGATATTAGCACTAACAGCTGCATTGTTGAGAT TTCCGCTAAGCCCGAGAGAATCGACTCCTTCCTCAAGCTCATCGCTCCCTTTGGCATTCTCGAGTCCGCCCGCACCGGTCTGATGGCCCTGCCTAGATCACCCCTCTACGGTCCTGATGAGCAGGATCAGCACGTCAAGGACGCTGACGAGGTTGTCGAtgccagcaccctcccccctgGTTAA
- a CDS encoding hypothetical protein (EggNog:ENOG503NWEG; COG:A): MDGRSTKRSRFDQTEPEPRRPSRFDRRSRSPPGRKPDSDRERERSPLSRPRDAPTGPKSPVDPAAAAAAAAAKINAQLQARKGIQHVDVPPVRSASSGKEGSAGPALNGEVYVADGDFIKDIEVNDLRNRYLLTKGSTQKMIKDETGADVTTRGSYFPDKSMATPANPPLYLHVTSTTKEGLDKAVAKIEELMKQELPQLVDERRFQRRHNPEQPPVERDEFGRRKWPEEKIAITLESVPGFNLRAQVVGHGGAYVKHIQSETGCRVQIKGRGSGYIESSTGRESEEDMYLHVAGPDPLMVKKAKELCEDLLDNVKQEYEAFKSRPPPQRHYNGGGGGGGGYGGGRGGGDSFHGQAYNRDSHSHHNSSHSQSHSYSNSPAPPAASSSASPAPAASTPTATNPADYAAQYAQYMQYYGSAAAGADPYAAYGGYEAYMRMYQQWMASQPQQAPAAPGASASPPSSSTKRCGASPTASFLGSSPSPTRRTPRHLWWDVQRATSTSGALEKAMNKEKETTYFLELGGGALSDSQYASVD, encoded by the exons ATGGACGGACGTAGCACGAAGCGGTCTCGCTTTGACCAGACCGAGCCGGAGCCTCGCCGTCCCTCGAGATTCGACCGTCGATCCCGTTCGCCGCCGGGGCGCAAGCCCGACTCGGATCGCGAACGTGAGCGCAGCCCTCTTTCTCGGCCTCGCGACGCGCCCACCGGTCCCAAGTCCCCAGTTGatcccgctgctgctgccg ccgccgccgctgccaagaTCAACGCTCAGCTACAGGCCCGCAAGGGCATCCAACATGTCGATGTCCCACCCGTCCGGTCCGCGTCGTCCGGCAAAGAAGGAAGCGCCGGACCTGCCCTCAACGGGGAGGTGTATGTTGCCGATGGCGACTTTATCAAGGACATCGAAGTGAACGATCTGCGCAACCGCTACCTTCTGACCAAAGGCTCGACCCAGAAAATG ATTAAAGATGAAACTGGTGCCG ATGTCACCACTCGCGGAAGCTACTTTCCCGACAAGTCGATGGCCACGCCGGCGAACCCTCCTCTCTACCTCCACGTAACGTCCACGACCAAGGAAGGCTTGGACAAGGCAGTGGCCAAGATCGAGGAGTTGATGAAGCAGGAACTCCCCCAACTTGTCGATGAGCGCCGCTTTCAGCGCCGCCACAACCCCGAGCAGCCGCCGGTCGAGCGTGACGAGTTTGGCCGA CGCAAATGGCCCGAGGAGAAGATAGCAATCACGCTCGAGTCGGTCCCAGGTTTCAACCTGCGCGCTCAGGTTGTTGGACACGGTGGCGCATACGTCAAGCATATCCAGTCGGAAACTGGGTGCCGTGTTCAGATCAAGGGCCGCGGGTCCGGATACATCGAATCCTCCACGGGCCGTGAAAGCGAAGAGGACATGTACCTCCATGTTGCCGGCCCCGATCCGCTCATGGTCAAGAAAGCAAAGGAGCTCTGCGAGGATCTGTTGGACAACGTAAAGCAGGAGTACGAAGCATTCAAGagtcggcctcctccccagcgaCATTACaacggcggaggtggtggtggtggtggctacGGCGGCggtcgaggtggtggcgATTCATTCCATGGTCAAGCATACAACCGCGACAGTCACAGTCACCATaacagcagccacagccaaAGTCATAGTTACAGCAactcccctgcccctccggcagcctcttcttcggcaTCTCCTGCACCAGCGGCCAGCACTCCCACAGCAACGAACCCGGCTGACTACGCCGCTCAGTACGCGCAATACATGCAGTACTACGGCAGCGCGGCAGCTGGTGCTGATCCGTACGCGGCGTATGGAGGGTATGAAGCGTACATGCGAATGTACCAGCAATGGATGGCAAGCCAACCACAGCAAGCCCCCGCTGCCCCAGGTGCATCtgcatctcccccctcctcctccaccaagcgATGCGgcgcctcccccaccgcctccttcctcggctcctccccctcccccaccaggAGGACCCCCAGGCACCTCTGGTGGGATGTACAGCGCG caacctccacctccgggGCTCTAGAGAAGGCAATGaacaaagaaaaggaaactACCTACTTTTTGGAATTGGGGGGGGGCGCCCTCAGCGATAGTCAATATGCCTCGGTAGATTAG